The following are from one region of the Quercus robur chromosome 1, dhQueRobu3.1, whole genome shotgun sequence genome:
- the LOC126714984 gene encoding protein decapping 5, giving the protein MASESASKPSSATATGSGADSYIGSLISLTSKSEIRYEGVLYNINTDESSIGLRNVRSFGTEGRKKDGPQVPPGDKIYEYILFRGSDIKDLQVKSSPPVQPPPPITNDPAIIQSHYPRPVSTATSLPPAVSGTLTDLNSHTAQLGLHGGVPLYQPNLGSWAATPPPPSANGGGLAMPMYWQGYYGPPNGLPHLHQQSLLRPPPGLSIPSSMQQPMQYPNFNTSLLTGASNLPEVPSLFPPASSSSLNLSSSSLTPLTLPSTLPPVPSATLASETLGNSVPNKAPPIIGLPSVTLSSSLPSLTPLATSSPDISAIVPPIISNKPSAISGPTLSYQTLSQSTSSIVGTSNSIRTETPAPSLITPGQLLQSVPTAVSSSQTSQTAHKDVEVVQVSSSASSSEPTVPVSTEAQPPILPLPAPSRVVHKPNGTPFQHRHGYRGRDRGRGMGSSRPVTKFTEDFDFIAMNEKFKKDEVWGHLGKSSKSHSKDKEGDENFSDEDDTQDEDDGQSSKLQEKPVYNKDDFFDSLSSNALDHESHNGRTRFSEQMKIDTETFGDFARYRGGRGGRGRGGRSRGGYYGRGYGYGGRGRGRTIPSRAI; this is encoded by the exons ATGGCATCGGAAAGTGCATCGAAACCGAGCTCAGCCACAGCCACAGGCTCAGGAGCCGATTCGTACATAGGGAGCTTGATTAGCTTGACTTCAAAGAGTGAGATCAGATACGAAGGCGTTCTCTACAACATCAACACTGATGAGTCCAGTATCGGACTCCGAAACG TACGATCATTTGGAACTGAAGGTAGAAAAAAGGATGGCCCGCAAGTTCCTCCAGGCGATAAAATTTACGAATATATACTCTTCCGTGGGAGTGATATCAAG GATTTACAGGTTAAATCTTCTCCACCTGTTCAGCCTCCACCACCTATAACCAATGATCCAGCTATTATACAA TCTCATTATCCTCGCCCAGTTTCTACAGCTACAAGCTTGCCTCCTGCTGTTAGTGGGACTTTGACAGATCTTAATTCTCATACTGCACAGTTGGGACTTCATGGTGGCGTGCCTTTGTATCAACCAAATCTAGGTTCTTGGGCAGCTACACCACCTCCTCCTAGTGCAAATGGTGGTGGCCTTGCAATGCCAATGTATTGGCAAGGATACTATGGCCCCCCAAATGGGCTCCCTCATTTGCATCAGCAATCTTTGCTTCGTCCACCACCAGGGCTTTCAATCCCTTCTTCGATGCAGCAGCCAATGCAATATCCAAATTTTAACACCTCTCTACTCACTGGGGCTTCAAACTTACCCGAAGTTCCATCTTTGTTTCCTCCTGCTAGCTCTAGTTCCCTGAATTTAAGCTCCAGTTCTTTAACTCCATTAACTTTGCCATCCACTCTGCCTCCTGTGCCTTCTGCTACATTAGCTTCTGAAACATTAGGAAACTCAGTGCCTAACAAGGCACCACCTATTATTGGCCTTCCATCAGTCACACTTAGTTCTAGTTTGCCATCTCTGACTCCTTTAGCTACATCTAGTCCGGATATAAGTGCTATTGTACCACCAATAATCTCCAACAAGCCTAGTGCAATTTCTGGTCCAACCTTGTCATATCAAACCTTGTCTCAATCTACCTCGTCTATTGTTGGGACATCCAATTCTATTCGTACAGAAACACCAGCTCCCTCATTGATAACTCCAGGTCAGTTGTTGCAGTCTGTACCTACTGCAGTTTCTTCGTCTCAAACTTCACAAACAGCACATAAGGATGTAGAGGTGGTTCAAGTATCTTCTTCTGCATCATCATCAGAACCAACAGTGCCAGTTTCAACTGAAGCTCAGCCACCAATACTGCCATTACCTGCACCTTCACGAGTTGTTCATAAG CCCAATGGAACTCCTTTCCAACATCGTCATGGTTACAGGGGACGTGATAGAGGAAGAGGAATGGGG AGTTCACGTCCAGTAACAAAATTCACTGAAGATTTTGATTTCATTGCCATGAATGAGAAATTTAAGAAGGATGAAGTGTGGGGTCATCTTGGTAAGAGTAGTAAATCTCATTCAAAGGACAAAGAAGGGGATGAAAATTTTAGTGATGAAGATGATACTCAGGATGAAGATGATGGTCAATCATCCAAGTTACAAGAAAAG CCTGTCTATAATAAGGATGATTTCTTTGATTCTCTCTCCTCCAATGCTCTTGACCATGAATCACATAATGGAAGGACTAGATTCTCTGAGCAAATGAAGATTGACACAGAG ACGTTTGGTGATTTCGCAAGGTATCGGGGTGGTCGAGGAGGTCGGGGGCGTGGTGGTCGTTCTCGTGGTGGTTACTATGGAAGGGGTTATGGCTACGGTGGGAGGGGCCGGGGGCGGACTATTCCTAGTCGGGCCATATAG
- the LOC126714992 gene encoding clavaminate synthase-like protein At3g21360, with the protein MEFSSKAFKEGKCQGQKVVHGEIMPLVLQPPEPNKGDLESLLLALKENKDWFEQMIINNSAVLLRGYNVEKAEDFNEILEIFGWEEIHYVGPAPRTHVYKRVLTANEGPLSEFIYFHHEMVLIKECPKKVVFFCEIPPPEGGETPFVPSFRVTERMLEEFPEAVEKIEEKGLKYTFTTLSKNDTASSMRGRGWEDTFGTSDCAEAERRANAAGMDLEWLPNGAVQATLSPRPLTKVFDGRKGRRMWFNLAVGTHGKEHSSAMMADGTELPEHVVKRCEEIIEEESIQFKWEKGDVLFFDNMALLHGRRPSLPPRRILVAITK; encoded by the exons ATGGAATTCTCTAGCAAGGCCTTCAAGGAAGGAAAATGTCAAGGCCAAAAAGTAGTGCATGGTGAAATCATGCCACTAGTTTTACAACCTCCAGAGCCCAACAAGGGTGACTTGGAATCCCTTCTCTTGGCTCTCAAGGAAAACAAGGACTGGTTCGAGCAAATGATCATCAACAACAGTGCTGTCCTCCTTAGAGGTTACAACGTTGAGAAAGCTGAggatttcaatgaaatcttAGAAATCTTTGGCTGGGAAGAAATTCATTATGTGGGGCCAGCACCTCGAACACATGTTTACAAACGAGTTTTGACAGCCAACGAGGGACCACTCTCTGAGTTCATTTACTTTCACCATGAAATGGTTTTG ATTAAGGAATGTCCaaaaaaagttgtatttttcTGTGAGATACCACCCCCTGAAGGTGGAGAGACACCCTTTGTTCCCAGCTTCCGAGTAACAGAAAGGATGCTAGAGGAGTTCCCAGAAGCTGTGGAGAAAATAGAGGAGAAGGGGCTAAAGTACACATTCACAACTCTAAGCAAGAATGATACAGCATCCTCCATGAGAGGTAGAGGCTGGGAAGATACTTTTGGAACATCGGATTGTGCAGAAGCTGAGAGAAG ggCCAATGCTGCTGGCATGGACTTGGAGTGGCTACCAAATGGTGCAGTTCAGGCAACATTGAGCCCACGACCTCTAACAAAGGTGTTTGATGGAAGAAAAGGAAGGAGGATGTGGTTTAACCTCGCAGTTGGCACGCATGGAAAGGAACACAGCTCAGCCATGATGGCAGACGGAACAGAATTACCGGAACATGTAGTCAAGAGATGTGAAGAAATCATCGAAGAAGAGAGCATCCAATTCAAGTGGGAAAAGGGAGATGTTCTCTTCTTTGATAACATGGCTTTGCTTCATGGAAGAAGGCCTTCTCTTCCTCCTAGAAGAATCCTGGTTGCCATAACCAAGTAG
- the LOC126715025 gene encoding probable transmembrane ascorbate ferrireductase 4, giving the protein MAITSSSLFPLLFFARLSGLAVALLVLFWALAFKSSFLLHSSQEDLIYAVLHPLLMVIGFILISGEAILVHRWLPGSKSFKKSVHLCLQGVALASGFFGIWTKFRGNDRIVANFYSLHSWMGLICVFLFGAQWLMGFLSFWHRGEARTVRLRVLPWHIFLGLYTYGLAVATAETGLLEKLTFLQTKRNVSTHSPESMVVNSLGVGLALLSGIVILAAVSPKHKTLQNKLMFSDAKCLSF; this is encoded by the exons ATGGCCATAACCTCCTCTTCACTATTCCCACTCCTTTTCTTTGCTAGACTCTCAGGACTTGCAGTGGCATTGCTAGTCCTCTTCTGGGCTCTTGCTTTCAAGTCCAGCTTCCTCCTTCACTCCTCCCAAGAAGACCTCATCTATGCA GTTCTTCATCCTTTACTAATGGTGATTGGTTTTATTCTCATCAGTGGCGAAG cAATTCTGGTGCATAGATGGTTGCCTGGTTCAAAGAGCTTCAAGAAATCCGTGCATCTGTGTCTACAAGGAGTGGCTTTGGCTTCTGGGTTTTTTGGGATTTGGACGAAGTTTCGTGGGAATGATAGGATTGTGGCTAACTTCTATAGTCTGCATtcttggatgggtttgatatgTGTCTTCCTATTTGGAGCTCAG TGGTTGATGGGTTTCCTGAGCTTTTGGCATAGAGGGGAGGCGCGCACAGTAAGGCTAAGGGTCTTGCCTTGGCACATTTTCCTTGGTCTCTACACATATGGTTTGGCTGTGGCCACAGCAGAAACTGGACTTCTAGAGAAGTTGACATTCCTACAAACCAAAAGAAATGTATCCACACACTCTCCAGAGTCCATGGTTGTCAATAGTCTAGGAGTGGGTTTGGCCCTTCTTAGCGGCATTGTAATATTGGCTGCGGTTTCACCAAAGCACAAAACCCTTCAAAATAAACTCATGTTCTCAGATGCTAAGTGCTTGTCGTTTTAA